CCCTGCCGCGGCGCGAGGTGCCCGCGCTGCTGACCGAGGAGCTCAGGCGGCTCGACGAGGACGAGGTCTACGCCCGCACGGTGGCCCACCTGCTCGAGCTGGAGGAGCAGAAGTGACCGCCCCGGAGGTCCAGGTGGTCGAGGACTCGGCCGCCCTGGCCGGCGAGACCGCGAGCCGCCTCCTGGCCCGCCTCGAGGAGGTCCAGGCCGCCGGGCGGGTCCCCCACGTGTGCCTGACCGGCGGCGGGATCGCCGACCTCGTGCACCGCGAGCTCGCCCGTCGCAGCGACACCGCGGTGAACTGGTCACGGGTCGAGGTGTGGTGGGGCGACGAGCGCTTCCTGGAGCGCGACTCCGACGAGCGCAACGCCGTGCAGGCCCGCCGGGCCCTCCTGGACCACGTGCCGGTCGATCCCGCCCGCGTGCACGAGATCGCCTCGCGTGACGACGTGCCCGACGTCGAGGCCGCCGCCACGGCGTACGCCGAGGAGCTGGCTGCCTCCGGGCCGGCACGCTTCGACGTGGTCATGCTGGGCCTGGGGCCGGACGGGCACGTCGCCTCGCTCTTCCCCGGCCACGACGAGGTGCACCGGAGCGGGACCTCCGCAGTGCCCGTGCACGGGTCGCCGAAGCCGCCCCCGGAGCGGGTCTCCCTGACCTTCGAGCGCCTCAACGCCGCCGACGCGGTCTGGGTGATCGTCTCCGGGGAGTCGAAGGCGGCCGCGCTGGCGGCCGCCCTCGAACCCGGTGATCTGGGCGAGTGCCCTGCCCGCGGCGTGCGTGCGCGCGGGGAGACCCTGTGGCTGGTCGACGCGGAGGCCGACGCTGGAGCCGTCGGGGCCGGCGCGGACGCCGGCTAGATGTGATGCCCAGGCACGTTGGTCGAGATCGTGCGACGACACGATCTGATCTGTAGATGAACGAAGGCCTCCCCGGTGTGGAGTGGAGCTATCTAGGAACCGCTCCGCCACCGAAGGAGGCCTTCGTGTCCCACGCTACCCACTCCAACGCTGCCCTGACCCCGCGCGCCCGGCTTCGACTCGCACTTCTGATCGTCGACCACGGCTGGCCGCCGGCTCGCGCGGCCGAGCGTTACGACGTCTCGTGGCGCACCGCGAAGAAGTGGGCTGAGCGCTACCGCACCGAGGGTCCGGCCGGGATGGTCGACCGGTCCTCGGCGCCGCACCATCAGCCGAACCGGACCCCGGCCCCGGTGGTCCGCAAGATCGTGCACCTGCGGTGGAAGCAGCGGCTCGGCCCGGTCGAGATCGCCGACCGGCTCAACATGGCGTCCTCGACCGTGCACGCGGTCCTGGTCCGCTGCCGTCTCAACCGGCTGACCCACATCGACCGCGCGACCGGGGAGCCGATCCGCCGCTACGAGCACCAGCGGCCCGGCGACCTGATCCACGTCGACGTCAAGAAGCTCGGCAAGGTCCCCGACGGCGGCGGCTGGCGTTACGTCGGGCGACAACAAGGCGGCAAGAACCGCGCCGCTACGGCCCTGCGAACAGGTGCCCCCAAGAGCAAGTACCACCAACCGCTGGTCGGGACCTGCTACCTGCACACCGTCATCGACGACCACTCGCGAGTCGCCTACGTCGAGGCCCACGACGACGAAACCAAGGAGACCGCCGCAGCCGTGCTGCGCAACGCCGTGGCCTGGTTCGCCGCACGTGGCGTGACGGTGCAACGGGTGCTGTCCGACAACGGCGGCGCCTACCGCTCCCACCTGTGGCGCGACACCTGCACGGAACTTCAGATCACTGCGAAGCGGACCCGCCCCTACCGTCCCCAGACCAACGGCAAGATCGAACGCTTCCACCGCACTCTCGTCGAGGGCTGGGCGTTCAAGAAGTTCTACAACTCCGAATCAGCCCGGCTCGCCGCTCTGCCAGCATGGGTCCACGAGTACAACCATCACCGGCCCCACTCAGCGATCGGGAAAGCCGCACCCATCACCAGGTTGAACAACCTGCCTGGGCATCACAGCTAGAAGATGATGTCGCCGGACTTGCGGCGACTGCGCAACAGCTGGACGGCCTCGTCGAGGATGTCCGCGGCCTCCGCATCGGAACGGCGTTCCTTCACGTAGGCCAGGTGCGTCTTGTACGGCTCGATCTTCGGTGCTGGCGGGGGGTTGTCCCGGTCCATGCTCGCGGGCAGCCCGCACTTGGGGCAGTCCCACGTCTCCGGGGCCACCGCCTCCACCGCGAACGTGACCACCGAACGGTGGCCGTGCGAGCAGAAGTAGCTCACCGCTTGACGCGGCGCCGCCTCACCTCGCTCTGCCTCCCCCATCGGACCGGCCCCAACCCGACTCCCCCGGATCGCGCTTCCTCCACCAGCCATCTCAATCCCTCCCAGAAATGAAATGAAACGAAAAAACTAAGACCCGTAGGCCAGCAGCAGTCCCAGTGCCACGATGCACGCGAACCAGATGACGCCCACCCCGACGGTGAACCGGTCCAGGTTGCGCTCAGCGACCGACGATCCCCCCAGGGTGCTGGACATGCCCCCTCCGAACATGTCCGACATGCCCCCACCACGGCCCTTGTGGAGCAGCACGAGGAGGATCAGGATGAGGCTCGTCAGCACGAGCAGGGACTGGAAGAGCAGGATCACGGCATCAGCCTACGTCACGTCGAGGGGTGGTCAGAGGGTCGGCAGGTCGTGGAACCGGCAGATCGCGGCGAACTCGTCGGCCTGGAGACTCGCGCCGCCCACGAGGGCGCCGTCCACGTCGTCCTTCTCCATGATGCCGGAGACGTTCGAGGACTTCACCGAACCTCCGTAGAGGATCCGGCAACCGGCGGCCGCCTCGTCCCCCCACGTCTCGCGGATCCGGGTGCGAATGGCGGCGCACACCTCCTGGGCGTCCTCCGGCGTGGCGACCTCGCCGGTGCCGATCGCCCACACCGGCTCGTAGGCGACGACCAGTCCGGCGACCTGCTCGGCGGTGAACCCGGCGAGCGAGCCGTCGACCTGGCCGAGCGTGTGCTCCACGTGGCGTCCGGCCTGGCGCACCTCGAGACCCTCGCCGACGCAGACGATCGGCGTCATGCCCGCCTCCAGCGCGCGGTGCGCCTTGCCGTTCACGACCTCGTCGGTCTCCTGGTGGTGCTCACGCCGCTCGGAGTGCCCGACGACGACGTAGGAGCAGCCGAGCTTGGAGAGCATCGAGGCGGAGACCTCCCCGGTGAAGGCGCCCTTCTCGTGCACCGAGACGTCCTGCGCGCCGTACCGCACCTGGAGGCGGTCGCCGTCGACCAGCGTCTGCACCGACCGCAGGTCGGTGAAGGGCGGGACGACGGCGACCTCGACCCGTCCGAAGTCGTGCCTCTTGTCAGACAGCGTCCAGGCGAGCTTCTGGACCAGCACCACCGCTTCCTGGTGGTTGAGGTTCATCTTCCAGTTTCCCGCCATCAGCGGGGTGCGTGCAGCAGCCATGGGTGCTGGGTTCCTTCTCGTTCTCGCTAGTTCTGGCGTGGTCGTTCAGCGCTCGAGGACGGCGATGCCGGGAAGCACCTTGCCCTCGAGGTACTCCAGGCTGGCACCGCCCCCGGTGGAGATGTGCCCGAAGGACGCCTCGTCGAAGCCGAGCGTCCGGACGGCCGCGGCGGAGTCGCCGCCGCCGACGACCGAGAGGCCGTCGATCTCCGTGAGGGCCTGGGCGACCGCACGGGTCCCCTCGGCGAAGGCCGGGACCTCGAAGACGCCCATCGGTCCGTTCCAGAACACGGTCTTCGCGTCGGACAGCGCCGCGGCGAAGGCGCGCGCCGAGTCGGGTCCGATGTCCAGGCCGAGCGCGTCTGCCGGGATGGCGTCCGCGGCCACCACGCGAGGCGTGGGCTCCTGGTCCCCGGAGGGGAACGCGGTGTCGACCACCACGTCGGTGGGCAGCAGGATCTGCACACCCCGCTCGGCGGCCTCGGTGAGGTAGCGACGGCAGGTCTCGACCTGGTCCTCCTCGAGCAGGCTCTTGCCGACCTCGTGGCCCTGGGCCTTGAGGAAGGTGAAGACCATCCCGCCGCCGATCAGCAGCTTGTCGGCCTTGCCCAGCAGGTTGTCGATGACCCCGAGCTTGTCGGAGACCTTGGAGCCGCCGAGCACCACCACGAAGGGGCGCTCCGGGTCCACGGTCAGCCGGCGCAGCACGTCGATCTCGGCACCGACCAGGGCGCCCATCGCACTGGGCAGCCGGGTCGCGACGTCGTAGACGCTGGCCTGCTTGCGGTGCACGACGCCGAACCCGTCGGAGACGAAGGCGTCGACCAGCGAGGCCAGGTCGTCGGCGAACGCGCCGCGGACCCGCTCGTCCTTGCTGGTCTCGCCCTCGTTGAAGCGGACGTTCTCCAGCAGCGCGACGTCCCCGTCGCCCAGGCCCTGGACGACCCGACGGGCCGAGGGCCCGACGGTGTCCTCGGCGAAGGCCACCGGCCGGCCGAGCAGCTCGCCCAGCCGGGCGGCCACCGGAGCCAGCGAGTACGCCGGGTCCGGGGCGCCCTTGGGCCGGCCGAGGTGCGCGGTGACGACCACGCGGGCACCGGCCTCGGAGAGCCGGCGGATCGTCGGCACGCTGGCGCGGATGCGCCCGTCGTCGGTGATCCGGTCCCCGTCGAGGGGGACGTTCAGGTCCGAGCGGACCAGGACGCGCTTGCCGCGCAGGTCACCGAGGGTCTCGATGCCCCCTGCGCTCACAGCGAGGCGCCGACGTAGTCGATCAGGTCGACGAGGCGGTTGGAGTAGCCCCACTCGTTGTCATACCAGCCGACGACCTTGACCTGGTTGCCGATCACCTTGGTGAGCGGGGCGTCGAAGATGCACGACGCCGGGTCGGTGACGATGTCGCTGGAGACGATCGGGTCGGTCGAGTACTTGAGGAAGCGACCGTCGGCCGCCTTCTGCACCGCGGCGTTGACCTCCTCGACGGTGGTCTCCCGGCCCGCCTCGAAGGTGAGGTCGGTGGCCGAGCCGGTCGGGGTCGGCACGCGCAGGGCGTAGCCGTCGAGCTTGCCCTTGAGCTCGGGCAGCACCAGGCCGATGGCCTTCGCCGCGCCGGTCGAGGTGGGGACGATGTTGATCGCGGCCGCACGGGCGCGACGCAGGTCCTTGTGGATGTTGTCCTGCAGGTTCTGGTCCGCGGTGTAGGCGTGGATGGTCGTCATCAGCCCCTTGACGATGCCGAACTCGTCGTTGAGGGCCTTCGCCATCGGCGCGAGGCAGTTGGTGGTGCAGGAGGCGTTGGAGATGATGTGGTCCTTCGCCGGGTCGTACAGGCCCTCGTTGACCCCCATCACGATGGTGATGTCCTCGTTCTTCGCGGGCGCGGAGATGATGACCTTCTTCGCGCCGGCGTCGAGGTGGGCCTTGGCCTTGGTCGCGTCGGTGAAGAACCCGGTGGACTCCACGACCACGTCGACCCCGAGGTCGCCCCAGGGCAGCGCGGCGGGGTCGCGCTCGGAGAACGCGCGGATCTCCTGGTCCCCGACCACGATGGAGGAGTCGGTGGAGGAGACGTCGGCGTCGAGCCGGCCCAGGATGGAGTCGTACTTGAGCAGGTGCGCGAGGGACGCGTAGTCGGTCAGGTCGTTGACGCCGACGATCTCGATGTCGGCACCCGAGGCGCGCACAGCG
The window above is part of the Nocardioides campestrisoli genome. Proteins encoded here:
- the pgl gene encoding 6-phosphogluconolactonase, translated to MTAPEVQVVEDSAALAGETASRLLARLEEVQAAGRVPHVCLTGGGIADLVHRELARRSDTAVNWSRVEVWWGDERFLERDSDERNAVQARRALLDHVPVDPARVHEIASRDDVPDVEAAATAYAEELAASGPARFDVVMLGLGPDGHVASLFPGHDEVHRSGTSAVPVHGSPKPPPERVSLTFERLNAADAVWVIVSGESKAAALAAALEPGDLGECPARGVRARGETLWLVDAEADAGAVGAGADAG
- a CDS encoding IS481 family transposase, producing MSHATHSNAALTPRARLRLALLIVDHGWPPARAAERYDVSWRTAKKWAERYRTEGPAGMVDRSSAPHHQPNRTPAPVVRKIVHLRWKQRLGPVEIADRLNMASSTVHAVLVRCRLNRLTHIDRATGEPIRRYEHQRPGDLIHVDVKKLGKVPDGGGWRYVGRQQGGKNRAATALRTGAPKSKYHQPLVGTCYLHTVIDDHSRVAYVEAHDDETKETAAAVLRNAVAWFAARGVTVQRVLSDNGGAYRSHLWRDTCTELQITAKRTRPYRPQTNGKIERFHRTLVEGWAFKKFYNSESARLAALPAWVHEYNHHRPHSAIGKAAPITRLNNLPGHHS
- a CDS encoding RNA polymerase-binding protein RbpA, translating into MAGGGSAIRGSRVGAGPMGEAERGEAAPRQAVSYFCSHGHRSVVTFAVEAVAPETWDCPKCGLPASMDRDNPPPAPKIEPYKTHLAYVKERRSDAEAADILDEAVQLLRSRRKSGDIIF
- the secG gene encoding preprotein translocase subunit SecG, whose translation is MILLFQSLLVLTSLILILLVLLHKGRGGGMSDMFGGGMSSTLGGSSVAERNLDRFTVGVGVIWFACIVALGLLLAYGS
- the tpiA gene encoding triose-phosphate isomerase, whose amino-acid sequence is MAAARTPLMAGNWKMNLNHQEAVVLVQKLAWTLSDKRHDFGRVEVAVVPPFTDLRSVQTLVDGDRLQVRYGAQDVSVHEKGAFTGEVSASMLSKLGCSYVVVGHSERREHHQETDEVVNGKAHRALEAGMTPIVCVGEGLEVRQAGRHVEHTLGQVDGSLAGFTAEQVAGLVVAYEPVWAIGTGEVATPEDAQEVCAAIRTRIRETWGDEAAAGCRILYGGSVKSSNVSGIMEKDDVDGALVGGASLQADEFAAICRFHDLPTL
- a CDS encoding phosphoglycerate kinase translates to MSAGGIETLGDLRGKRVLVRSDLNVPLDGDRITDDGRIRASVPTIRRLSEAGARVVVTAHLGRPKGAPDPAYSLAPVAARLGELLGRPVAFAEDTVGPSARRVVQGLGDGDVALLENVRFNEGETSKDERVRGAFADDLASLVDAFVSDGFGVVHRKQASVYDVATRLPSAMGALVGAEIDVLRRLTVDPERPFVVVLGGSKVSDKLGVIDNLLGKADKLLIGGGMVFTFLKAQGHEVGKSLLEEDQVETCRRYLTEAAERGVQILLPTDVVVDTAFPSGDQEPTPRVVAADAIPADALGLDIGPDSARAFAAALSDAKTVFWNGPMGVFEVPAFAEGTRAVAQALTEIDGLSVVGGGDSAAAVRTLGFDEASFGHISTGGGASLEYLEGKVLPGIAVLER
- the gap gene encoding type I glyceraldehyde-3-phosphate dehydrogenase, with protein sequence MTVRVGINGFGRIGRNFFRAVRASGADIEIVGVNDLTDYASLAHLLKYDSILGRLDADVSSTDSSIVVGDQEIRAFSERDPAALPWGDLGVDVVVESTGFFTDATKAKAHLDAGAKKVIISAPAKNEDITIVMGVNEGLYDPAKDHIISNASCTTNCLAPMAKALNDEFGIVKGLMTTIHAYTADQNLQDNIHKDLRRARAAAINIVPTSTGAAKAIGLVLPELKGKLDGYALRVPTPTGSATDLTFEAGRETTVEEVNAAVQKAADGRFLKYSTDPIVSSDIVTDPASCIFDAPLTKVIGNQVKVVGWYDNEWGYSNRLVDLIDYVGASL